One genomic segment of Carcharodon carcharias isolate sCarCar2 chromosome 35 unlocalized genomic scaffold, sCarCar2.pri SUPER_35_unloc_24, whole genome shotgun sequence includes these proteins:
- the LOC121274215 gene encoding protein-serine O-palmitoleoyltransferase porcupine-like, producing LRKKLASIFSACVLSKRCLHTCSHRNKSNFLVHLINLLFGLLSVFYLTYLGSFFDIDVEEEVEEEGYSMIFTIQKWQELSWAGHWVTFALWVFYRLLG from the exons TTCTGAGAAAGAAGTTGGCCTCAATCTTCAGTGCCTGTGTCCTGTCCAAGAGATGCCTCCATACCTGCTCCCACCGGAATAAATCG aaTTTCCTGGTCCACCTGATCAACCTCCTCTTTGGGTTGCTCAGTGTCTTCTACCTCACGTATCTGGGATCTTTCTTTGACATCgatgtggaggaggaggtggaggaggag GGTTACAGCATGATCTTCACCATCCAGAAGTGGCAGGAGCTGAGCTGGGCCGGCCACTGGGTGACCTTCGCCCTCTGGGTCTTCTACCGGCTGCTGGGCTGA